TTATAACATAGTTCGACAAGCCGTACGGCTTCATATTGGCTTCATTTATGAATAATGTTTGAAAACCCTCATTGCCATTATTCCCTGTTTATACAAAGAAAATAACCATGGACCGAGGTCTATGGTTATCTCTATATCTTTTCAATTTAAAAGCTTAAACAAGCTCAACTTGTTGCATTTTTGGTTCTTCTACTTTCAACTCGCCCATGCCGCGAACAAGCTTCTTCGCATGAGTAGTCGTTGGCTTCAGTACAGCGATCATGTAGTCAATCGCAAGCTGTGGATCCACAGTTTCACCGCAAGTGTAGCAGTCGAGAGCGGCGAATCCTTTCTCAGGATACGTATGAATCGAGAGATGACTCTCCGACAGCAATACAAGTACTGTTGCTCCTTGAGGCTCAAATTGTTTCGATTGCACCGATAGTACGGTAGCGCCGCATGCTTCAGCAGCCTCCACCATTTGGGCTTGCAAAAATTCAGCGTTGTTCAGCAGATCAAAGTCTACTCCCCAAGTATCAACAGCAACGTGTCTTCCGAAAGTTGAATATTCCATCTTCCGGTTCCCCCTTCCTAGGAATAAAATGTTTAAAAAAATTTCATCCGCTAGGACCTACGTCATTCACTTCCCGAGGGAATAATCTCTCGCAACATAACCATGTCCTGAGTGAATCCTGGTTCCTATTTTGTTTAGACCAATGTTTTCAACGAGATTAAAAATAACATCTATTGGGCAGAATTGCAACTCTTTTTTTCGGGAAGAAACGAAAACTTTTTTCCGCTTTAATCCCGTATACACAGTATGTAGGTGAAGCGGTTTCGGTACCTTGCACAGCGTCCAATCCGATATCATTTTTTTTGTGAACAAAAACGAAAAAAAGAAGCCGCATTCAGCGGCTCC
This region of Paenibacillus sp. JDR-2 genomic DNA includes:
- the speD gene encoding adenosylmethionine decarboxylase is translated as MEYSTFGRHVAVDTWGVDFDLLNNAEFLQAQMVEAAEACGATVLSVQSKQFEPQGATVLVLLSESHLSIHTYPEKGFAALDCYTCGETVDPQLAIDYMIAVLKPTTTHAKKLVRGMGELKVEEPKMQQVELV